One Skermanella sp. TT6 genomic window, TTGTCCGCCGGCCGGGTCGTGACCAGGACCTTGTCGACCCGGCGGCCGTCCATGTCGACCACCTCGAACCGGCTGCCGCGCCAGGAGAAATGTTCGCCGGCGCTCGGCACGTGGCCCAGCTCGGCCATGACGAAGCCGGCCAGCGTGTGGAAATCGCGGTCGCCGCGCAGTCCGCGCAGGCCCAGCCGGTGCTCGGCCTCGTCGATCGGAAGCATGCCGTCCACCAGCCATGTCCCGTCCTCCCGGCGCACCAGACCGGCCTCGTCCTCGCCCGCCTCGGGGAAGTCGCCGGCTATGGTCTCCAGGATGTCGGCGGCGGTGGCGATGCCCTCGACGGAGCCGTACTCGTCGACGACGATCGCCATGTGCTGGCCGGTCTGCTTGAACAGTTCCAGCACCCGCAGCACCTTGGTGCCGTCATGGATGATCAGGGGCTTTTCGATGCAGGACTGGAGGTCGAGCGGCCGGCCGGTCAACAACTGGTCGAGCAGGTCCTTGGTCTTGACGATCCCGACGATCTCGTCCAGGTCGCCGCGGCTGACGGGAAAGCGGGAACGGCCGCTCTCGGCGATTTCCCGCCGGATGGCCTCGGCGCCATCGGCGAGGTCGAGCCAGTGGACGTCCGGCCGCGGGGTCATGATCGTCCGCACGCTCCGGTCCGCCAGCCGCAGCACCCCCTCGATCATCTCGCGCTCGGCCGGGTCGAAGACGCCGGTGCGCGCACCTTCGGCGATCATCGACTTGACCTCCTCCTCGGTCACCTCGGCCTGCTTGACCTGGTTGAGGCGGAGCAGGCGGAGAACCAGGTTGGTCGAGACGCCCAGCACCCAGACCAGCGGCGCGCCGAGCGCCGCGATCAGGCCCATCGGCCGGGAAACCACGGCGGCGATCCGCTCGGCATTGACCAGGGCGATGCGTTTGGGCACCAACTCGCCGATGATCAGCGACAGATAGGTGATCAGCACCACGACCACGGCGAACGAGACGCCGTCGGCATAGGGTTGGATCGCCGGGATGCCGCGCAGTTCCACCGCCAGGTATCCCGCGAGGGTCGCGCCGCCGTAGGCGCCCGCCAGGATGCCGATCAGGGTGATGCCGACCTGGACCGTCGACAGGAACTTGCTTGGGTCCTCCACCAGGCGCATCGCCGCCCGGGCTCCCCGGTCGCCTGCCTCGGCCATCTGCTGAAGCCTTGCCCGCCGGGCGGATACCACGGCCAGTTCGGACATGGCGAAGAAACCGTTCAGCACGATCAGCAGAACGACCACGGTCAGTTCCCAGGCGAACATGAACTCCTCGATTCGACATTTCGCTGCCGGACGTTAACACACCGGGGAGGGCGCCGGGGAAGGCGCATTGCCGGGACCTCCGGATACGGCTAGATTTGGGCTCAGCCGATCCGTCCAGACCGCTCCGCGGCTTGTTTATCGAAAGTTGTTCCGGTGCCTGATTCTACGTTCGTCCCTTCCGTCTGCCCGCACGATTGCCCCAGCACCTGCGCGCTGGAAGTCGAGCGGATCGCCCCGAACCGCATCGGCCGGGTGCGCGGCGCTCCGGACAACAGCTATACCGACGGCGTGATCTGCGCGAAGGTCTCCCGCTATGCCGAGCGGGTCCACCATCCCGACCGGCTGACCATGCCGCTCCAGCGCGTGGGCGCCAAGGGCGAGGGGAAATGGCGGGAGATCCCGTTCGAGGCGGCGCTCGACATCGTGGCCGAGCAGTTCGCCCGCGTCGCCCGCGAGCACGGCCCCGAGGCCGTCTGGCCCTATTACTACGCCGGCACCATGGGACATGTTCAGCGCGACGGCATCGAGCGGCTGCGCAACGTCATGGGCTATTCGCGCCAGGCGACGACGATCTGCACGGCGCTGGCCGATGCCGGCTGGCTGGCCGGCACCGGGGTGAAGCGCGGCGCCGACCCGCGCGAAATGGCCCTGTCCGACCTGATCGTGGTCTGGGGCGGCAACCCCGTGGCGACCCAGGTCAACGTCATGAGCTGGATCTCGCGCGCCCGGAAGGAGCGGGGAGCCAAGCTGGTCGTCGTCGATCCCTACCGCACCGGCACGGCGGAGCGCGCCGACCTGCACCTGGCGCCGCGCCCCGGCACCGACGGCGCGCTCGCCTGCGCGGTCATGCACGTCCTTTTCCGGGAGGGCTACGCCGACCGGGACTACATGGCGCGCTACGCCGACGCGCCGGACGAGCTGGAAAGGCATCTGGAGACGCGCACGCCGGCCTGGGCGTCCGCCATCACAGGCCTCGACGAGGAGGCGATCGTCGCCTTCGCCAGGCTCTACGGCTCCACCAAGCGAAGCTTCCTCCGGCTCGGCTACGGCTTCTCGCGCAGCCGCAACGGATCCGCCCAGATGCACGCGGTGAGCTGCCTGCCCGTCGTCACCGGCGCCTGGGCGCACGAGGGCGGCGGGGCGCTCTACAGCAATTCGGCGATCTACCGCCTGGACAAGACGCTGATCGAGGGGCGCGACCGCCTCGACCCGGGGGTCCGGGTGCTCGACATGTCCAGGATCGGGCCGGTGCTGGTCGGGGAGCGGGACGCGCTGGGCGCCGGGCCGCAGGTCCACGCGATGCTGATCCAGAACACCAACCCGGCGACCGTCGCGCCGGAGAGCGAGAAGGTGCGCGCCGGCCTGCTGCGCGACGACCTCTTCGTCTGCGTCCACGAGCAGTTCATGACCGACACCGCCCGGCTGGCGGACATCGTCCTGCCCGCGACCATGATGCTGGAGCATGACGACCTCTATACCGCCGGAGGCCAGATGCATCTCCAGGTCGGGGCCAGGCAGATCGATCCGCCCGGAGCGTGCCGGGAGAACCACGAGGTCATCCGCGGCCTCGCCAGGCGCCTGGGGGCGGAGCATCCCGGCTTCGGCATGACCGCATGGGAACTGGTCGACGCCACCCTGAAGGCGTCCGGCTGGCCCGACGCGGCCACGCTGCGCGACCGGCGCTGGCACGACTGCATCGCCGAGACGGACAGCCATTTCCTCGACGGGTTCGGCACGCCGGACCGGCGCTTCCACTTCAAGCCGGACTGGTCTCGGGTCGGTCCGAACCATGCCGACATGCCGCCGCTGCCCGATCATTTCGACGTGATCGAAGCCGCGACGGACGAGCATCCCTACCGGCTGGTCGCCCCGCCGGCCCGCCAGTTCCTCAACAGCAGCTTCACCGAGACGCCGAGCGCCCGGAAGCGCGAGGGGCGGCCGACAGCCCTGGTCCATCCCGAGGACTGCGCCGGCCTGGGGCTGGCCGACGGCGGGCTGGTCCGGATCGGCAACCGCCGGGGCAGCGTGCTGGTCCATGTCAGGCCGTTCGATGGGCTCCAGCCCGGGGTGGTCGTGGTCGAGGGGATCTGGCCCAACGACTGCTTCGTCGAGGGACGCGGGATCAACGTGCTGACCGGCGCCGACCCCGGGCGCCCGCTCGGCGGGGCGGTGTTCCACGACACGGCGGTGTGGCTGCGGGCGGGGTGAGCGTCCAGTCCCGTATCCCCGAAAGAGTGGGCTCTGGAAACAGCACGAATCCGGTTCCATTTCCGTTTATGGGACGCACGCCCTCGGTTTCCCATAGACAGGAGATACGGGCCGCCATGGCAGACGACGACAAGACACTGCCGACCACCAAGTCCAGCCAGTCCGACGTGGATGCCTTCCTGCGGAAAGTGGCGGCGACGCCGAACCTCAGGCAGTCCGGCCGGCGCGGTCGCCTGATGTTCGCCATGGACGCGACCGCCAGCCGGCAGCCGTCGTGGGACAGGGCGTGCCAGATCCAGGCGGAGATGTTCGAGGCGACGGCGGCGCTGGGCGGCCTGGACGTGCAGCTCGTGTTCTATCGCGGCTTCCGCCAGTGCCAGGCGAGCCCGTGGGTCGGCAACGCCAAGGACCTGCTGAAGCGGATGACGTCGGTCACCTGCCTGGGCGGCCAGACCCAGATCGACCGGGTGCTGAACCATGCCTTGAAGGAGAGCCGGCGCGAGAAGGTCGATGCCGTCGTGTTCGTCGGCGACTGCATGGAGGAGGAGGTCGACAGGCTCTGCCACCATGCCGGGGAACTGGGGCTGCTCGGCGTCCCGGTGTTCATGTTCCACGAGGGCGGCGAGCCGATCGCCCGGCGCGCCTTCGAGCAGATCGCCCGGCTGAGCGGCGGCGCCTATTGCCCGTTCGACGCCTCCAGCGCCCAGCAGCTCAAGGAACTTCTGAGCGCCGTGGCGGTGTTCGCCGCCGGCG contains:
- a CDS encoding molybdopterin-dependent oxidoreductase, whose protein sequence is MPDSTFVPSVCPHDCPSTCALEVERIAPNRIGRVRGAPDNSYTDGVICAKVSRYAERVHHPDRLTMPLQRVGAKGEGKWREIPFEAALDIVAEQFARVAREHGPEAVWPYYYAGTMGHVQRDGIERLRNVMGYSRQATTICTALADAGWLAGTGVKRGADPREMALSDLIVVWGGNPVATQVNVMSWISRARKERGAKLVVVDPYRTGTAERADLHLAPRPGTDGALACAVMHVLFREGYADRDYMARYADAPDELERHLETRTPAWASAITGLDEEAIVAFARLYGSTKRSFLRLGYGFSRSRNGSAQMHAVSCLPVVTGAWAHEGGGALYSNSAIYRLDKTLIEGRDRLDPGVRVLDMSRIGPVLVGERDALGAGPQVHAMLIQNTNPATVAPESEKVRAGLLRDDLFVCVHEQFMTDTARLADIVLPATMMLEHDDLYTAGGQMHLQVGARQIDPPGACRENHEVIRGLARRLGAEHPGFGMTAWELVDATLKASGWPDAATLRDRRWHDCIAETDSHFLDGFGTPDRRFHFKPDWSRVGPNHADMPPLPDHFDVIEAATDEHPYRLVAPPARQFLNSSFTETPSARKREGRPTALVHPEDCAGLGLADGGLVRIGNRRGSVLVHVRPFDGLQPGVVVVEGIWPNDCFVEGRGINVLTGADPGRPLGGAVFHDTAVWLRAG
- a CDS encoding VWA domain-containing protein, which gives rise to MADDDKTLPTTKSSQSDVDAFLRKVAATPNLRQSGRRGRLMFAMDATASRQPSWDRACQIQAEMFEATAALGGLDVQLVFYRGFRQCQASPWVGNAKDLLKRMTSVTCLGGQTQIDRVLNHALKESRREKVDAVVFVGDCMEEEVDRLCHHAGELGLLGVPVFMFHEGGEPIARRAFEQIARLSGGAYCPFDASSAQQLKELLSAVAVFAAGGRPALADYSRGKGDVVRLLSHQVGNR
- a CDS encoding hemolysin family protein → MFAWELTVVVLLIVLNGFFAMSELAVVSARRARLQQMAEAGDRGARAAMRLVEDPSKFLSTVQVGITLIGILAGAYGGATLAGYLAVELRGIPAIQPYADGVSFAVVVVLITYLSLIIGELVPKRIALVNAERIAAVVSRPMGLIAALGAPLVWVLGVSTNLVLRLLRLNQVKQAEVTEEEVKSMIAEGARTGVFDPAEREMIEGVLRLADRSVRTIMTPRPDVHWLDLADGAEAIRREIAESGRSRFPVSRGDLDEIVGIVKTKDLLDQLLTGRPLDLQSCIEKPLIIHDGTKVLRVLELFKQTGQHMAIVVDEYGSVEGIATAADILETIAGDFPEAGEDEAGLVRREDGTWLVDGMLPIDEAEHRLGLRGLRGDRDFHTLAGFVMAELGHVPSAGEHFSWRGSRFEVVDMDGRRVDKVLVTTRPADKEDDGPSI